The following is a genomic window from Methanomassiliicoccales archaeon.
ATTCGAGGTCCTTGCGCGGGAAGTGAAGAGGGCCCAGCGTTATCGTCATCCTTTTTCCGTGGTCCTGCTGGATTTGGACAACTTTCGGCGGGTGAACAATGTGTTTGGGCACATGCGAGGCGACGTGGTCCTGAAAGGGGTTGGCGAGCTTCTCCTGCGGAATCTGCGGGCCTGCGATTTCGTGTTCCGCTACGGTGGGGACGAATTTTTGCTCCTCCTTCCCGAGACCGAAGAAACCGGGGCGGAGGAGGCGGTGAAGCGGGTGCGCGCCAAACTCCGGGCCTGGAGCATGAGCTTGGACCTTGGGTTCGTCCTGGATTTCTCCGCCGGGGTAGCGACATACGATCCCGAAAACAGCCGGCCTCCCGAGGATCTCCTGCGGGAGGCCGATCAAAAGATGTACGCAACGAAAAAAGCCCGCCTGGGCTAAAGAAGGGCCCTCTCTCCCGGAACTCGCGGGAAGAGCCGCACCTTCCGCACGTGATCGAACCCGCACACAAAACGCACAAGCCTCTCTACCCCGATCCCAAACCCCGCGGAAGGGGGAAGCCCATCCTCAGCCAGCGCTAAGATAGGCGCGTACGCATCCAAGGACAGACCCTGACGGAGAATCCGGGCCTTGATGCGGGCAAGTTCATGTTCCCTTTCGCCCCCGGACAAGGCCTCTCCATAGCCCTCGGGATAGATGAGATCCATATCCCGGAGGATCCCGGGCCTCTCCGGATCCTCGCGGTCATAGAACTCCCGTTGATCAATGGGGAAATCCACGAGCCATACGGGAGTTTCGCTTTTCTGGGAAAGCACGAGTTCAAAATCCTCACCAAATTCCCGACGGGCTTCGTGCCAGGTGATGCGTGGAAACGGCCGGGAATACTCGGGGATTTCCCGGCCCGCCTTGGCTAGGGCTTTGCCACACTCCCGCCGCACCTCCGCCAAGATGTGGAGGAGGAGGCG
Proteins encoded in this region:
- a CDS encoding GGDEF domain-containing protein produces the protein FEVLAREVKRAQRYRHPFSVVLLDLDNFRRVNNVFGHMRGDVVLKGVGELLLRNLRACDFVFRYGGDEFLLLLPETEETGAEEAVKRVRAKLRAWSMSLDLGFVLDFSAGVATYDPENSRPPEDLLREADQKMYATKKARLG
- a CDS encoding asparagine synthetase: FHKQAAVRVHPKIFCFSPNVRLEPVERAQTGRHLFEFVQLDLEVRNAAREEVMELGERLLLHILAEVRRECGKALAKAGREIPEYSRPFPRITWHEARREFGEDFELVLSQKSETPVWLVDFPIDQREFYDREDPERPGILRDMDLIYPEGYGEALSGGEREHELARIKARILRQGLSLDAYAPILALAEDGLPPSAGFGIGVERLVRFVCGFDHVRKVRLFPRVPGERALL